In Lautropia mirabilis, one DNA window encodes the following:
- a CDS encoding MraY family glycosyltransferase — protein sequence MTSITLLLILAATAALAWAGTGLIIRNAVTWGLEDVPNERSSHTRVTPRGGGAAIVAASLAGFLLLTLAVVTLPHLVGLGQPLDQGAFANLLAQDAAWLYSLGPLVWIALPLLLAALVLGILGLQDDREPLSIRLRLGFQLFCCAWLLVVLSSLPGAGSAWAGLKEQLWQLLSGWGLPGMSETFTQAEARDALLPAFMTLGLVVALMLLGTWWINLYNFMDGIDGIAASQALFMLLAGVLLRSLMLAENGADTASGLLERLQLQFLMTDPWSVGSLIIAAATAGFLVHNWAPARIFMGDAGSLFLGFSILAVAGLDITGHLTWLREAQLTGETDVSAGYGIPVTSWMILGALFITDATVTLLRRLLSGQRVGDAHRSHAYQRLSRHWNSHARVTLVYCLINVLWLLPLAALARLQPGQAWHLVALAYLPLIIAAYLLGAGRKEPVS from the coding sequence GTGACCTCCATCACGCTTTTGCTGATACTTGCCGCCACCGCCGCCCTCGCCTGGGCAGGCACCGGTCTCATCATCCGGAACGCCGTGACCTGGGGGCTGGAAGACGTTCCCAACGAACGCTCCTCCCACACCCGCGTCACCCCGCGTGGCGGTGGCGCGGCCATCGTGGCCGCCAGTCTGGCGGGCTTCCTGCTGCTGACCCTGGCCGTGGTCACCCTGCCACATCTGGTAGGTCTGGGCCAGCCCCTCGACCAGGGCGCCTTCGCCAACCTGCTGGCGCAGGATGCGGCCTGGCTCTACAGCCTGGGCCCCCTGGTCTGGATCGCCCTTCCACTCCTCCTTGCCGCGCTGGTCCTGGGCATCCTGGGCCTGCAGGACGACCGCGAGCCGCTCAGCATCCGCCTGCGGCTGGGCTTTCAGCTCTTCTGCTGCGCCTGGCTGCTGGTGGTGCTCTCCAGCCTGCCCGGTGCAGGCAGCGCCTGGGCCGGCCTGAAGGAACAGCTCTGGCAGCTGCTGTCCGGCTGGGGCCTGCCTGGCATGTCCGAGACCTTCACCCAGGCCGAGGCCCGCGACGCCCTGCTGCCCGCCTTCATGACCCTGGGCCTGGTGGTGGCCCTGATGCTGCTGGGCACCTGGTGGATCAACCTCTACAACTTCATGGACGGCATCGACGGCATCGCCGCCAGCCAGGCCCTCTTCATGCTGCTGGCCGGCGTGCTGCTGCGCAGCCTCATGCTGGCCGAAAACGGCGCCGATACCGCCTCCGGCCTGCTGGAGCGCCTGCAGCTGCAGTTCCTCATGACCGACCCGTGGTCGGTCGGCAGCCTCATCATCGCCGCCGCCACTGCAGGCTTTCTGGTGCACAACTGGGCGCCGGCCCGCATCTTCATGGGCGATGCCGGCAGCCTCTTCCTGGGCTTTTCCATCCTGGCCGTGGCCGGACTGGACATCACCGGCCACCTGACCTGGCTGCGCGAGGCCCAGCTGACCGGCGAGACCGATGTCAGCGCAGGCTACGGCATACCCGTTACCAGCTGGATGATCCTGGGTGCCCTCTTCATCACCGATGCAACCGTCACGTTGCTGCGCCGCCTGCTCAGCGGCCAGCGTGTGGGCGATGCGCATCGCAGCCACGCCTACCAGCGCCTCAGCAGGCATTGGAACAGCCACGCACGGGTCACACTTGTATACTGCCTGATCAACGTACTCTGGCTTCTGCCCCTGGCAGCGCTTGCCCGCCTGCAGCCCGGCCAGGCCTGGCATCTGGTTGCCCTGGCCTACCTGCCGCTCATCATCGCCGCCTACCTGCTGGGCGCCGGCCGCAAGGAGCCCGTTTCCTGA
- a CDS encoding polysaccharide biosynthesis protein, with protein MRLFNVNPRTFIAIGHDIVVAALVWTFTFSLRWNFELDRSTQIILFQTLPAVLAVQVGCFVYFGLYRGIWRYASIHDMRLIAMSVGTSALIIPILLLLWRNGLGVPRSLYFLNPLLLILFMCAGRLLYRWWKEKAMGAKGVEPQPVILLGAGNAALSLIDELNRNPYWYVIGVLDDNPNKVGRQMGGVRILGHWEQLEQIARDSNCKHAVLAVGATNHATRRRVFELCERAHIKLLVIPDVQELMSGQVKVSQIRYVDVDDLLGRDPVSLDTGGLRQMLEGKSVLVTGGGGSIGSELCRQIARFKPGQIIIYELSEFALYRVTEDLKRAFPEQRLVPIVGDIKDAARLQEIFERHRPTIVYHAAAYKHVPILEENNAWQAVRNNAWGTRVLADVASRFDIERFVYISSDKAVNPTNVMGATKRLAEMILQYQHSMATLPMVLVRFGNVLGSSGSVIPKFREQIANGGPITVTHPDITRYFMSIPEATQLVLQAGLMGRGGETFVLDMGQPIRIVDLARTMVRLSGYTEADIPIAFTGLRPGEKLFEELLADNEKTLPTPHAKLRVSRPIDPPGTSWDISVKRWLESPGPVGDAEVRQMLTLWVPEYKPAPLYPPVATPGARPATLPSATETSPAPDAGATKAPSTTAATAPATPRQPVSAPATSAASRPAAAPQGATTTAPTSTPATAGSTVAARLAGAALAPAAIEPSPLAVSMLRDPVAQPIPVNRQTPTASPAVPDTTPAPLAESRQDDAVQSREELAALLPDNDALLARLKHLAQVATRTETADEPVAASAEPTTPADSAMPAESVASPTPTASSAAAATTSQATEATPVAEEAAAPAEMDAEPETQNKVQARPAEDEPAKADAVAPEQEATATAEAADAEPAAAATADAPEAEADADEPADTTPTQPAAKAAKGSNRRGRKRKH; from the coding sequence ATGAGATTGTTCAACGTCAATCCGCGCACCTTCATTGCCATCGGCCACGACATCGTCGTGGCCGCCCTGGTCTGGACCTTCACCTTCTCGCTGCGCTGGAACTTCGAGCTGGACCGCTCCACGCAGATCATCCTCTTCCAGACCCTGCCCGCCGTGCTGGCCGTGCAGGTGGGCTGCTTCGTCTACTTCGGGCTGTACCGGGGCATCTGGCGCTACGCCTCCATCCACGACATGCGGCTCATCGCCATGTCGGTGGGCACCTCGGCACTCATCATCCCCATCCTGCTGCTGCTCTGGCGCAACGGCCTGGGCGTGCCGCGCTCGCTCTACTTCCTCAACCCGCTGCTGCTCATCCTTTTCATGTGCGCCGGGCGCCTGCTCTACCGCTGGTGGAAGGAAAAGGCCATGGGCGCCAAGGGGGTCGAGCCCCAGCCCGTCATCCTGCTGGGCGCGGGCAACGCCGCCCTCTCCCTCATCGACGAGCTCAATCGCAACCCGTACTGGTACGTCATCGGCGTGCTGGACGACAACCCCAACAAGGTTGGCCGCCAGATGGGCGGCGTGCGCATCCTGGGTCACTGGGAACAGCTTGAACAGATCGCCCGCGACAGCAACTGCAAGCACGCCGTGCTGGCCGTCGGCGCCACCAACCACGCCACCCGCCGGCGCGTCTTCGAGCTGTGCGAACGCGCCCACATCAAGCTGCTGGTCATCCCCGACGTGCAGGAACTGATGAGCGGCCAGGTCAAGGTCTCCCAGATCCGCTACGTGGACGTGGACGACCTGCTGGGCCGCGACCCCGTCAGCCTCGACACCGGCGGCCTGCGCCAGATGCTGGAAGGCAAGTCCGTCCTCGTCACTGGCGGTGGCGGCTCCATCGGCTCCGAACTCTGCCGCCAGATCGCCCGCTTCAAGCCCGGCCAGATCATCATCTACGAGCTGAGCGAGTTCGCCCTCTACCGCGTCACCGAAGACCTCAAGCGCGCCTTCCCCGAACAGCGCCTCGTGCCCATCGTCGGTGACATCAAGGACGCCGCGCGCCTGCAGGAGATCTTCGAGCGCCACCGTCCCACCATCGTCTACCACGCCGCCGCCTACAAGCACGTTCCCATCCTGGAAGAGAACAACGCCTGGCAGGCCGTGCGCAACAACGCCTGGGGCACCCGCGTCCTGGCCGACGTGGCCTCGCGCTTCGACATCGAGCGCTTCGTCTACATCTCCAGCGACAAGGCGGTCAACCCCACCAACGTCATGGGCGCCACCAAGCGCCTGGCCGAGATGATCCTGCAGTACCAGCACAGCATGGCCACCCTGCCCATGGTGCTGGTGCGCTTCGGCAACGTGCTGGGCTCCAGCGGCAGCGTCATTCCCAAGTTCCGCGAGCAGATCGCCAACGGCGGCCCCATCACCGTCACCCACCCCGACATCACCCGCTACTTCATGTCCATCCCCGAGGCCACCCAGCTCGTGCTGCAGGCCGGCCTCATGGGACGCGGCGGCGAGACCTTCGTCCTGGACATGGGCCAGCCCATCCGCATCGTCGACCTGGCCCGCACCATGGTGCGCCTGTCGGGCTACACCGAAGCCGACATCCCCATCGCCTTCACCGGCCTGCGCCCGGGCGAGAAACTCTTCGAGGAACTGCTGGCCGACAACGAGAAGACCCTGCCCACCCCGCACGCCAAGCTGCGTGTCTCCCGCCCCATCGATCCCCCGGGCACCAGCTGGGACATCTCCGTCAAGCGCTGGCTGGAATCCCCCGGCCCCGTGGGCGACGCCGAGGTGCGCCAGATGCTGACCCTGTGGGTGCCCGAATACAAGCCGGCCCCGCTGTACCCGCCCGTGGCCACCCCGGGCGCTCGCCCGGCTACCTTGCCGTCGGCCACAGAGACCAGCCCCGCACCGGATGCCGGCGCCACCAAGGCACCGTCGACCACCGCGGCCACGGCTCCGGCCACACCCCGGCAACCTGTCTCGGCACCCGCCACCTCGGCCGCATCCCGACCGGCGGCCGCCCCCCAGGGCGCGACCACGACTGCCCCGACCAGCACACCCGCCACAGCCGGAAGCACCGTCGCCGCCCGGCTGGCAGGTGCTGCCCTGGCCCCTGCGGCAATCGAGCCCTCCCCGCTCGCCGTCTCCATGCTGCGCGACCCCGTGGCCCAGCCCATTCCGGTCAACCGGCAGACACCGACGGCCAGCCCTGCCGTGCCTGACACCACACCGGCTCCCCTGGCAGAAAGCCGCCAGGACGACGCCGTGCAGTCCCGCGAAGAACTGGCCGCCCTGCTGCCCGACAACGACGCCCTGCTGGCCCGCCTGAAGCACCTGGCCCAGGTGGCCACCCGGACCGAGACGGCTGATGAGCCTGTCGCTGCGTCGGCTGAGCCAACCACACCAGCCGATTCGGCCATGCCGGCAGAATCGGTGGCTTCGCCCACGCCGACGGCCTCATCCGCCGCTGCGGCCACCACGTCGCAGGCCACGGAAGCAACCCCGGTCGCCGAGGAAGCTGCTGCCCCGGCTGAAATGGACGCCGAACCCGAAACACAAAACAAGGTTCAGGCCAGGCCGGCAGAAGACGAGCCCGCCAAGGCAGACGCAGTCGCGCCTGAACAGGAGGCCACTGCCACAGCCGAAGCCGCCGACGCCGAACCGGCAGCCGCTGCCACCGCCGACGCACCCGAAGCGGAAGCTGACGCTGACGAGCCGGCCGACACCACGCCCACCCAGCCCGCGGCCAAAGCCGCCAAAGGCAGCAACCGACGCGGACGAAAGCGAAAACACTGA
- a CDS encoding symmetrical bis(5'-nucleosyl)-tetraphosphatase translates to MTLAFGDLQGCRQPLEQLLKKIGAAPTEPLWFCGDLVNRGPDSLGTLRQIRQLGLRARTVLGNHDLHLLAQYAGIRTPRPGDTLEPILRAPDAPELIDWLRTRPLALRQGDFLMVHAGLFPEWEFEQARDLAHEVEKVLSGPHWQDFLAVMYGNTPDRWSDSLRGDDRLRCIVNGLTRLRYLHADGRMDFKCTEAPAYAPEGLIPWFQAPNRRSAGRPIIFGHWSSLGLRLQPDLIALDTGCVWGGSLTAIRLENRHVFQQPCPGRKRGGKD, encoded by the coding sequence GTGACACTGGCCTTTGGAGATCTGCAAGGCTGCCGCCAGCCGCTGGAACAACTGCTGAAGAAAATCGGTGCCGCCCCCACCGAACCGCTCTGGTTCTGCGGCGACCTGGTCAACCGCGGCCCCGACTCCCTGGGCACCCTGCGCCAGATCCGCCAACTGGGCCTGCGCGCCCGCACCGTCCTAGGCAACCACGACCTGCACCTGCTGGCCCAGTACGCCGGCATCCGCACCCCGCGTCCCGGCGACACCCTGGAACCCATCCTGCGCGCCCCCGACGCCCCCGAACTCATCGACTGGCTGCGCACCCGCCCCCTGGCCCTGCGCCAGGGCGACTTCCTCATGGTGCACGCCGGCCTGTTCCCCGAATGGGAATTCGAACAGGCCCGCGACTTGGCCCACGAAGTGGAAAAAGTCCTGAGCGGCCCCCACTGGCAGGACTTCCTGGCCGTCATGTACGGCAACACCCCCGACCGCTGGAGCGACAGCCTGCGCGGCGACGACCGCCTGCGCTGCATCGTCAACGGCCTCACCCGCCTGCGCTACCTGCACGCCGACGGCCGCATGGACTTCAAATGCACCGAAGCCCCGGCCTATGCCCCCGAAGGGCTCATCCCCTGGTTCCAGGCCCCTAACCGCCGTTCCGCCGGCCGCCCCATCATCTTCGGCCACTGGTCATCCCTGGGCCTGAGACTGCAACCCGACCTCATCGCCTTGGACACCGGTTGCGTCTGGGGCGGCAGCCTCACCGCCATCCGCCTGGAAAACCGCCACGTCTTCCAGCAGCCCTGCCCGGGGCGAAAACGCGGCGGGAAGGACTGA
- a CDS encoding RodZ family helix-turn-helix domain-containing protein → MASRHPHILRTTCNATALSVMLAACGGGGGSERDKAVSASPVAPTPTQNIVATAPSTPSVTTPQNNPAPTGQVNTPAVGQPNSVQPAPTVPQNQTTNLPPTTLAPTQPVAQADTKPAPTPTPTPTPEPKTVPSISNTGVRGDVLLAMIEQNYCQTRAYASQSFDKPYLEKQKPLGIAKVRISAALSSNNYIDDPNRLWVRAPIYDSYGLCSRRYYHATPPGTYVYKVTSESEYTRFRNPSMYGEPWLTRGFNTMEISYTINIREDSFEIGPSVSGYAAVDLGYQATDRDTPPPSGGGTSLPMGGHRTNITRSQEVPYGVINTWSQGLQLILIKGDRNDEAKICTSLNSPQVKRLQCTVWHVPSDWKWGQELKDPESYVVDDRSVYPNESGLMYWRSYQGPYVQDLDDLYS, encoded by the coding sequence ATGGCATCCAGACATCCCCATATCCTTCGCACTACCTGCAACGCCACCGCACTAAGCGTGATGCTCGCCGCCTGCGGCGGCGGTGGCGGCAGCGAACGGGACAAAGCCGTATCCGCCAGCCCCGTAGCCCCCACGCCGACGCAGAACATCGTCGCCACCGCCCCCTCCACGCCCTCGGTCACCACGCCACAGAACAACCCTGCACCCACTGGCCAGGTGAACACGCCTGCCGTTGGACAGCCCAACTCTGTACAGCCGGCACCCACCGTACCGCAGAACCAGACAACCAATCTGCCCCCGACCACGCTTGCCCCGACGCAGCCGGTGGCACAGGCAGATACCAAGCCTGCCCCCACGCCGACGCCGACTCCAACTCCGGAACCCAAGACGGTGCCCAGCATCAGCAACACGGGCGTTCGTGGGGACGTGTTGTTGGCGATGATTGAACAGAACTATTGCCAGACAAGAGCCTACGCAAGCCAGTCATTTGACAAGCCATATCTGGAAAAGCAGAAACCTCTGGGGATTGCGAAAGTACGCATATCCGCTGCACTTTCATCAAATAACTACATCGACGACCCGAATCGTCTCTGGGTCAGAGCCCCAATTTACGACTCATATGGTCTATGTAGCCGGCGCTACTATCACGCCACGCCCCCCGGAACTTACGTCTACAAGGTTACAAGCGAAAGCGAATATACGCGCTTTCGCAACCCCTCCATGTACGGCGAACCTTGGCTAACCCGCGGCTTCAATACGATGGAGATTAGTTACACAATCAACATCCGTGAGGACAGTTTTGAAATCGGTCCTTCCGTCAGCGGCTATGCTGCAGTGGACCTCGGATACCAAGCAACGGACAGGGATACACCTCCTCCATCAGGGGGCGGAACATCCCTTCCTATGGGGGGCCATAGAACGAACATCACCAGAAGTCAGGAGGTTCCTTATGGCGTGATCAACACCTGGAGCCAAGGTCTTCAACTGATACTGATAAAAGGCGACCGGAACGACGAAGCAAAGATCTGCACAAGTTTAAATTCACCCCAGGTCAAACGACTGCAATGCACAGTCTGGCACGTTCCATCAGACTGGAAGTGGGGACAGGAACTCAAAGACCCCGAGTCATACGTTGTGGATGACCGATCTGTCTATCCAAACGAAAGTGGCCTGATGTACTGGCGTAGCTATCAGGGACCATACGTACAGGATCTGGACGATCTATACAGCTGA
- a CDS encoding helix-turn-helix domain-containing protein — translation MSTPRSPHNADVLAHLGQQLRQIREAAGRSQGGLRHYRQGQPRPLRQATVSHIENGHDVTLDSFISYVSALGLEIALVPVGQAALIQQNLRGRGRLPPQNPAHEPDEDFGPMDLMTRYAYLADPE, via the coding sequence ATGTCCACCCCACGCTCCCCCCACAACGCTGACGTACTGGCCCACCTGGGCCAGCAGCTGCGCCAAATACGTGAAGCCGCCGGCCGCAGCCAGGGCGGCCTGCGCCACTACCGCCAAGGCCAGCCACGCCCCCTGCGCCAGGCCACTGTCTCGCACATCGAGAACGGCCACGACGTGACCCTGGACAGCTTCATCAGCTACGTGTCGGCACTGGGCCTGGAAATTGCTCTCGTCCCCGTCGGCCAGGCCGCCCTCATCCAGCAGAACCTGCGTGGCCGAGGCAGACTGCCGCCTCAGAACCCGGCCCATGAGCCAGACGAGGACTTCGGCCCGATGGACCTGATGACTCGCTACGCCTATCTGGCGGATCCCGAATGA
- a CDS encoding type II toxin-antitoxin system HipA family toxin: MKAPRTLGVWLSDTLVGYLTHYPDERTVFSVSEEYLDAGPARPILSLAWTHPDDEAQTRRLLLDPRHKSASIKAPPFFSNLLPEGGMRARIAQQLKVHEDREFLLLEALGHDLPGAVILRPVNAPPPGHKNHATQAGALPINADTADDGAPQTAGSTHLKFSLGGMQLKFSMLRQGERYTLNTGGRLGNYIIKPPSHDFPGLPQVEAAAMATARAVGIDVPETLLLHPDQLEGLSNILGHLPDEPFYAIRRFDRNDTSRPQNDSDAPLSLKERIHVEDFVQVFSLRTSQKYNRVNYDMMAMTLLQYAGGIDDLKEMTRRLVLNVLLGNGDAHIKNWSLIYRTPNKPRLAPAYDLVSTVAWTQHDQTIALNMAGTKRFDAIGLDTFNAFFQRLGLPGQVREELLAEVCTTTRRILDVWGKRYEDHGVPAGLMQRVEVHIRGCPLRDAV, translated from the coding sequence ATGAAAGCGCCGCGCACCCTGGGCGTGTGGCTGTCAGATACCCTCGTCGGCTACCTGACCCATTACCCGGACGAACGGACCGTCTTCAGCGTCAGCGAGGAGTATCTGGACGCTGGCCCCGCTCGGCCAATCCTCTCGCTGGCATGGACCCATCCGGACGATGAAGCCCAGACACGCCGCCTGCTGCTGGACCCGCGCCACAAGTCGGCTTCCATCAAGGCGCCGCCCTTCTTCTCCAACCTGCTGCCCGAAGGCGGCATGCGCGCGCGCATCGCCCAGCAGCTGAAAGTCCACGAAGACCGCGAGTTCCTGCTGCTGGAAGCACTGGGCCATGACCTGCCGGGAGCCGTCATCCTGCGGCCAGTTAACGCGCCGCCGCCGGGGCACAAGAATCACGCAACACAAGCCGGCGCGCTCCCCATCAATGCCGATACAGCCGACGATGGCGCACCTCAGACAGCAGGTTCCACCCACCTGAAATTCTCGCTGGGCGGCATGCAGCTCAAATTCTCCATGCTGCGGCAGGGAGAACGCTACACCCTCAATACCGGCGGTCGGCTGGGCAATTACATCATCAAGCCCCCTTCCCACGATTTTCCCGGCCTGCCGCAAGTGGAAGCCGCCGCCATGGCCACCGCCCGCGCCGTAGGCATCGACGTACCCGAAACCCTGCTGCTGCACCCCGACCAACTGGAAGGCCTTTCCAATATTCTGGGCCATCTACCCGACGAACCCTTCTACGCCATTCGTCGCTTCGATCGGAACGACACCTCCCGCCCACAAAACGACAGCGACGCGCCCCTTTCCCTTAAGGAACGCATCCACGTTGAAGACTTCGTCCAGGTATTCAGCCTGCGCACCAGCCAGAAATACAACCGCGTCAACTACGACATGATGGCGATGACGCTGCTGCAATACGCCGGCGGCATCGATGACCTGAAGGAGATGACCCGCCGCCTGGTGCTCAACGTCCTGCTGGGCAACGGAGACGCCCACATCAAGAACTGGTCGCTCATCTACCGTACCCCCAACAAACCCCGACTGGCTCCCGCCTACGACCTGGTATCCACCGTCGCCTGGACCCAGCACGACCAGACCATCGCCCTCAACATGGCAGGCACCAAGCGCTTTGATGCCATCGGGCTGGATACCTTCAACGCCTTCTTCCAGCGCTTGGGGCTACCAGGGCAGGTTCGGGAAGAACTGCTTGCGGAAGTGTGTACCACAACGCGCCGGATACTGGATGTTTGGGGCAAGCGCTATGAAGATCACGGCGTGCCGGCAGGGCTGATGCAGCGCGTGGAGGTACATATACGGGGGTGCCCGTTGCGAGACGCTGTCTAA